Proteins encoded together in one Candidatus Sulfotelmatobacter sp. window:
- the menC gene encoding o-succinylbenzoate synthase, with the protein MKIEAITLREIRMPLVHFFETSFGRTHSRRILLVTIHSEGVDGWGECVVGEDPFYSSEWIESAWPTLTRYLIPALLGQRIDSARECPALFAKVRAHRMAKAGLENAIWDAEAAQKQLPLWKLLGGTRREIHCGVSIGIQDSVEQLLEKIQTELAAGYRRIKIKVKPGWDINVLEKIRSRWADITLSCDANSAYTLDQVEHLRKFDQFNLLMIEQPLWNDDIYYHARLQKELRTSICLDESIVSVRGAAFAVETSACRIINVKVGRVGGFSEALKIHDLCQAHNIPIWCGGMLETGIGRSQNIALSTLENFSLPGDVSASKRYWKEDIIEPEVEVSPQGMIAITDKPGTGYCVKPDLIEKLTVRKETFSFSSMSSEY; encoded by the coding sequence ATGAAAATTGAAGCCATTACACTGCGCGAAATCCGCATGCCGCTTGTCCATTTTTTCGAGACAAGCTTTGGCCGCACCCATAGCCGCCGCATTTTGCTGGTCACGATCCATAGCGAGGGCGTCGACGGCTGGGGCGAGTGCGTGGTCGGCGAAGACCCCTTTTATAGCAGCGAATGGATCGAGAGCGCGTGGCCGACGCTAACGCGGTATCTGATTCCCGCGCTGCTGGGGCAGCGCATCGATTCTGCCCGCGAGTGCCCGGCACTATTTGCCAAAGTCCGCGCTCACCGCATGGCCAAGGCCGGGCTCGAAAATGCCATTTGGGATGCAGAAGCCGCGCAGAAGCAGTTGCCGCTCTGGAAGTTGCTGGGTGGCACGCGCCGCGAAATTCACTGCGGCGTCTCGATCGGCATTCAGGATTCCGTGGAACAACTGCTGGAAAAGATTCAGACGGAATTAGCCGCCGGCTACCGCCGCATCAAAATCAAAGTCAAGCCAGGATGGGACATCAATGTCCTGGAAAAGATCCGTTCGCGCTGGGCTGACATCACTTTGAGTTGCGACGCGAACTCCGCCTATACGCTCGACCAGGTCGAGCACCTGCGCAAGTTCGATCAGTTCAATCTTCTGATGATCGAGCAGCCGCTGTGGAATGACGACATCTACTACCACGCGCGGCTCCAGAAAGAATTGCGCACTTCCATTTGCCTGGACGAGTCGATTGTGAGTGTGCGCGGGGCCGCCTTTGCGGTCGAGACCAGCGCTTGTCGCATCATTAATGTTAAAGTCGGGCGAGTTGGCGGATTCTCTGAGGCGCTGAAGATTCACGACCTCTGTCAGGCGCACAATATTCCCATCTGGTGCGGCGGAATGCTCGAAACCGGCATTGGACGCTCGCAAAACATCGCGCTTTCCACCCTCGAGAACTTCAGCCTGCCTGGCGATGTTTCCGCGTCCAAACGCTATTGGAAAGAAGACATCATCGAACCGGAAGTTGAAGTCTCGCCGCAGGGGATGATCGCGATTACGGATAAGCCGGGAACCGGTTACTGCGTCAAGCCGGATTTGATCGAAAAGCTGACCGTCCGGAAGGAAACATTCTCATTCTCCTCTATGAGTAGCGAGTATTGA
- a CDS encoding GNAT family N-acetyltransferase produces MTSESVVVRRCHGIEEFHACVALQREVWNFTDAELVPLRMFVVADKVGGQVMGAFDENVGGEMVGFALSVPGTRSGHVYLHSHMLAVRKDHRNGGLGRRLKLLQREDALGRGIELIEWTFDPLEIKNAYLNLEKLGAIARRYNINQYGITSSPLQGGLPSDRLIAEWWLKSKRVETLLATGKNPAAAVESSIAVPAQIYEWKAAPETRVNAQQVQERNREQFLRAFAQRLAVLGYERDAEGNGKFLLGRWDEKWSYASEG; encoded by the coding sequence GTGACCTCCGAGTCAGTCGTAGTTCGGCGTTGCCATGGGATCGAGGAGTTCCACGCCTGCGTTGCGTTGCAAAGAGAAGTGTGGAATTTCACCGACGCGGAGCTGGTGCCGCTGCGCATGTTTGTAGTGGCCGATAAGGTTGGCGGCCAGGTGATGGGCGCGTTTGACGAAAACGTCGGCGGAGAGATGGTGGGCTTTGCGCTCTCCGTGCCGGGAACGCGCAGCGGACATGTATATCTGCATTCGCATATGCTGGCGGTGAGAAAAGATCATCGCAACGGAGGCCTGGGGCGGCGGTTGAAACTCTTGCAACGCGAGGACGCGCTAGGGCGCGGAATTGAGCTGATCGAGTGGACGTTCGATCCCCTGGAAATTAAGAATGCGTATCTGAATCTTGAGAAGCTGGGTGCGATCGCACGGCGCTATAACATCAACCAATACGGCATCACGTCGTCGCCCTTACAGGGAGGGCTGCCGAGCGACCGCCTGATCGCCGAATGGTGGCTGAAATCGAAGCGGGTCGAGACATTGCTGGCCACGGGAAAAAATCCTGCGGCCGCCGTGGAATCGAGCATCGCAGTGCCGGCGCAAATCTATGAATGGAAAGCCGCACCCGAGACCCGCGTGAACGCACAACAGGTACAGGAGCGCAACCGCGAACAGTTTCTTCGCGCGTTTGCCCAGCGACTCGCAGTGCTGGGTTACGAGCGCGATGCCGAGGGAAACGGCAAATTCTTGCTGGGACGGTGGGACGAGAAGTGGTCATACGCATCGGAAGGCTGA
- the mazG gene encoding nucleoside triphosphate pyrophosphohydrolase, with the protein MPAPRAPRLHALPLASTVIYIGFRMPTTGERFERAVAIMDRLRAPGGCPWDREQTFDSIKPYTLEETYEVLEAIDNRDWPELAGELGDLLLQVLFYAEMAKEQGSFSIDDVLERLSTKLINRHPHVFGDVKAETSADVRRNWETLKLEERKARQTNTMEGDVAAAKGAKNSILAGVSSAMPALLEASKLNSRAAQAGFDWPNVEGLFDKLTEETDELRNELKAFPEPGPRPQGRGVAGSGRAIISEALQSRLEEEVGDLFFVLVNLARYLSVDPESALRKTNRKFKRRFQWMEAQLHESGRSAEQSSMDELESLWQRAKAVEKSEKPE; encoded by the coding sequence GTGCCCGCTCCACGCGCCCCGCGCCTCCATGCATTGCCTCTGGCCTCGACCGTCATTTACATTGGTTTCCGCATGCCCACGACAGGAGAACGTTTCGAGCGGGCGGTCGCCATCATGGATCGTCTGCGCGCCCCCGGCGGTTGCCCGTGGGACCGCGAACAGACTTTCGATTCCATCAAGCCCTACACGCTCGAAGAAACTTACGAAGTGCTGGAAGCGATTGACAATCGTGACTGGCCCGAACTTGCCGGCGAACTCGGCGACCTGCTCTTGCAGGTCCTCTTCTACGCAGAGATGGCAAAAGAGCAGGGTTCGTTTTCGATTGATGACGTTCTCGAACGTTTGTCGACCAAACTTATTAACCGCCATCCTCATGTATTCGGGGATGTGAAGGCTGAGACTTCCGCCGACGTCAGGCGCAATTGGGAAACACTCAAGCTGGAAGAGAGGAAGGCGCGGCAAACGAATACAATGGAAGGAGATGTCGCGGCGGCAAAGGGTGCGAAAAACTCCATCCTCGCGGGCGTTTCTTCGGCGATGCCGGCGCTGCTTGAGGCCTCCAAACTCAATTCGCGGGCGGCGCAAGCAGGATTCGACTGGCCCAATGTCGAGGGCCTGTTCGATAAGCTGACTGAGGAGACGGACGAACTTCGCAACGAACTTAAAGCGTTTCCTGAGCCCGGACCGAGGCCGCAGGGTCGCGGTGTGGCGGGATCGGGTCGCGCGATTATTTCAGAGGCCCTGCAATCTCGGCTGGAAGAAGAAGTTGGCGACCTGTTCTTTGTGCTAGTGAATCTTGCGCGCTATCTCTCCGTCGATCCCGAATCCGCACTGCGGAAAACCAACCGAAAGTTCAAGCGCCGCTTTCAGTGGATGGAGGCGCAACTGCATGAATCTGGGCGCTCGGCCGAGCAGTCGTCGATGGACGAATTGGAGTCGCTGTGGCAGCGGGCCAAAGCGGTCGAAAAATCGGAGAAGCCGGAGTGA
- a CDS encoding type 1 glutamine amidotransferase domain-containing protein: MTAGNLQGKKVAILVTDGFEQSELLEPRKALDDAGATTKVVSPAGKKAKGWNHKDWGKEVDVDVALDSANAQEFDALLLPGGVMNPDQLRMNPKAVAFVKQFTDAGKPVAAICHGPWTLVEAGAVRGRTLTSWPSLKTDLKNAGATWVDKEVVSDAGLVTSRKPDDIPAFNREMIRLFAESAEPLRKTA; this comes from the coding sequence ATGACAGCCGGTAATCTTCAGGGAAAGAAAGTGGCCATTCTAGTGACAGACGGTTTCGAGCAATCGGAGTTGCTGGAACCGAGGAAAGCTCTCGACGACGCCGGAGCGACTACCAAGGTCGTTTCGCCTGCAGGGAAAAAAGCCAAAGGATGGAATCACAAAGATTGGGGAAAGGAAGTAGATGTCGATGTCGCGCTGGACTCGGCAAATGCACAGGAGTTCGACGCTCTGCTGCTGCCCGGCGGCGTGATGAATCCCGACCAATTGCGGATGAATCCCAAGGCGGTTGCGTTTGTGAAACAGTTCACCGACGCCGGCAAACCCGTGGCCGCGATCTGCCACGGCCCCTGGACTCTGGTTGAAGCGGGGGCAGTTCGCGGGCGCACGCTCACCTCGTGGCCGTCGCTCAAAACGGATTTGAAGAACGCGGGCGCGACCTGGGTGGACAAGGAAGTAGTCAGCGATGCGGGCTTGGTCACCAGCCGCAAGCCGGACGACATCCCGGCCTTCAATCGCGAAATGATTCGCCTCTTCGCCGAGTCGGCCGAACCACTGCGGAAGACCGCATAG
- a CDS encoding glycerol-3-phosphate dehydrogenase/oxidase, whose protein sequence is MSLAIKPRPTLDGQNFHAVVIGGGINGVAVARECARAGKRTLLIEQNDFASGVTSRSTRIIHGGLRYLEHGEIDLVRESVRERERLLRERSHLVHPVHFLLLLNEQSQRSAMKVRAGLWLYQRLAKKNSTGLSEMELKRVERALDAGHKWTIYNYEDAQCEFPERLVAEWMLEAAEAGAVVRNHCEAVAVDVTHGRARGVLLRDRISGKDERVEAGWIINCSGPWADRVCQRSAVRTGKPMLGGVRGSHIVLPRFPGAPNAALYAEAADRRPIFILPWNEQVLVGTTEVADTGDPSKAAPSNEEIEYLFRTVAKLFPRAKISAHDIKYAFAGVRPLPNSPGNAASAVTRRHFLHDHTPDGAARLISVIGGKLTTAASLARECARKIGLSVAEPKMIAMGAAASLDPMLDQEVIDIARAGSVSEETARGLMEWHGPRAMDIARMALVSAELRAPICPHTSHIVAEVVEGYRNEFAVTLGDILLRRTPVALGACWSESCSREAAARIGAVLGWNEHALGENLESFEMERTAFLKKPSRGTATLELAAD, encoded by the coding sequence ATGAGCTTAGCCATCAAACCTCGACCCACTCTGGATGGCCAGAACTTCCACGCCGTGGTCATTGGCGGCGGCATCAACGGCGTGGCTGTAGCCCGCGAATGCGCCCGCGCCGGCAAACGTACCCTGCTAATCGAGCAGAATGACTTTGCCTCGGGCGTTACCAGCCGATCGACTCGCATCATTCACGGCGGCCTGCGCTATCTGGAGCATGGCGAAATCGATCTGGTGCGCGAGTCGGTGCGTGAGCGCGAGCGCCTGCTGCGCGAGCGATCGCACCTGGTGCATCCGGTGCACTTTCTGTTGTTGCTCAATGAGCAGAGCCAGCGCAGCGCCATGAAAGTACGGGCCGGCCTGTGGCTCTATCAGCGCCTTGCCAAAAAGAACTCCACCGGCCTGAGCGAAATGGAATTGAAGCGCGTGGAGCGCGCCCTCGATGCCGGCCACAAGTGGACGATCTATAACTACGAAGATGCGCAGTGCGAGTTCCCCGAGCGCCTGGTCGCCGAGTGGATGTTGGAAGCTGCCGAGGCGGGGGCGGTCGTCCGTAATCATTGTGAAGCCGTCGCGGTCGATGTGACGCACGGCCGGGCGCGCGGCGTGCTGCTGCGCGATCGCATCTCCGGTAAAGACGAGCGCGTCGAAGCCGGGTGGATCATCAATTGCAGCGGTCCGTGGGCCGACCGCGTCTGCCAGCGCTCCGCGGTGCGCACCGGCAAGCCGATGCTGGGGGGCGTGCGCGGATCGCACATCGTTCTTCCGCGCTTTCCCGGGGCTCCGAACGCGGCGCTCTATGCCGAAGCGGCCGATCGCCGTCCGATTTTTATTTTGCCGTGGAATGAACAGGTGCTGGTGGGCACGACAGAAGTTGCCGACACCGGCGATCCGTCGAAGGCCGCGCCCTCCAACGAAGAAATCGAATACCTGTTTCGCACGGTCGCCAAGCTTTTTCCACGAGCGAAAATTTCAGCACACGACATCAAATATGCCTTCGCCGGTGTACGGCCCCTGCCGAACTCGCCGGGGAACGCGGCTTCGGCGGTGACGAGACGACATTTCCTGCACGACCACACGCCGGATGGAGCTGCGCGGCTGATCTCAGTAATTGGCGGCAAGCTGACCACGGCCGCATCTCTGGCCCGCGAGTGCGCCCGCAAGATCGGGCTCTCCGTCGCAGAACCAAAAATGATTGCGATGGGAGCGGCCGCGTCGCTCGATCCCATGCTCGATCAGGAAGTCATCGACATCGCTCGCGCCGGATCGGTCAGCGAAGAAACCGCCCGCGGCCTGATGGAGTGGCACGGCCCGCGCGCCATGGACATTGCCCGCATGGCGTTAGTGAGCGCGGAACTGCGAGCGCCCATCTGTCCCCATACCTCGCACATCGTCGCCGAAGTGGTGGAAGGGTATCGCAATGAGTTCGCCGTAACTCTGGGCGACATTCTGCTGCGCCGAACCCCGGTCGCCCTGGGCGCTTGCTGGTCGGAATCCTGTAGCCGCGAGGCCGCCGCCCGCATCGGCGCCGTGCTGGGCTGGAACGAGCACGCCCTGGGAGAAAATCTGGAATCGTTTGAAATGGAGCGCACCGCGTTCCTGAAGAAGCCCTCGCGCGGCACGGCCACGCTGGAATTAGCGGCCGACTAG
- a CDS encoding beta-propeller fold lactonase family protein, whose protein sequence is MFLCKLFGVYLFLGSWFFAFAQTSSSNVPRQAGFLYASSQQQGNIPELAIEPQSGKLKLLSFQGNQGSIWPNIVNTPNGRYLYGGTAPFQGYVVTRNIGHLMAIPNMPTVTVDQLAANATGRYLLVSDTSSNLLSYSIDQTSGALTLVDTVANGSAPKAPLITDSTGKFVYVGFANSIAAYALDLSSGKLTAIPGSPFPSGANSLFAVSRQHLYAMNFDQTISGFTVDETTGALSAITGSPWSNPNQQGIAADPVHNLVFTTNTDFFQGDTQNVVTLFAVNSKGSLSLVGSFGQGYIFDPYAVLADPSGSFLYVSDLSQNSCAFDACVGAVASFQIDVTTHSLNFVGNVCASCDPYDNTEGLALGR, encoded by the coding sequence GTGTTTCTTTGCAAGTTGTTCGGCGTCTATCTGTTCCTCGGTTCCTGGTTCTTTGCCTTTGCCCAGACATCCAGCTCCAATGTGCCTCGGCAAGCTGGTTTCCTGTACGCCTCCAGCCAGCAACAGGGCAACATACCCGAGTTGGCGATTGAGCCACAAAGCGGCAAGCTGAAACTCCTCAGCTTCCAGGGAAACCAAGGCAGCATCTGGCCCAACATCGTCAACACGCCGAATGGCCGCTATCTTTACGGCGGGACTGCCCCGTTCCAGGGATATGTCGTGACCCGAAATATCGGCCACCTGATGGCCATCCCAAATATGCCGACCGTCACCGTCGATCAGCTTGCGGCGAATGCAACCGGCCGCTACCTGCTCGTAAGCGACACTTCCTCCAACTTGCTGAGCTATAGCATCGACCAGACCAGTGGCGCCCTGACGTTGGTAGACACGGTTGCGAATGGCTCCGCACCCAAAGCTCCCCTCATCACCGATTCGACTGGGAAGTTCGTCTACGTGGGCTTTGCGAACTCGATCGCAGCCTACGCTTTGGACCTCAGCAGCGGAAAATTGACTGCGATTCCCGGCTCGCCATTTCCTTCCGGAGCGAATTCGCTGTTTGCAGTCTCCCGTCAGCATCTTTATGCGATGAACTTCGACCAGACCATTTCCGGATTCACCGTGGACGAAACTACGGGGGCCCTGTCTGCCATAACCGGCTCTCCCTGGTCCAATCCCAATCAGCAGGGAATTGCCGCCGATCCGGTGCACAACCTGGTATTCACTACGAATACGGATTTCTTTCAGGGAGACACACAGAATGTGGTCACCCTCTTTGCTGTGAATTCGAAGGGATCGCTCAGTCTTGTCGGCAGCTTTGGGCAGGGATATATCTTTGATCCCTATGCGGTCCTGGCGGACCCTTCAGGCTCGTTCCTATATGTTTCGGACCTGAGCCAGAACAGTTGTGCTTTCGACGCCTGCGTGGGAGCGGTGGCATCTTTTCAGATCGACGTCACCACACACAGCCTCAATTTCGTTGGTAACGTTTGCGCCAGCTGCGATCCCTACGACAACACAGAAGGGCTTGCCCTGGGACGGTAG
- a CDS encoding nuclear transport factor 2 family protein, which translates to MHLRISVVAAATMLLSAMLLVPAHAKQSYWASADDRTAKYIIEMERKWAEGVCVNNGVVAGLLADDFQGTSTTGARFTKADELKDEKSNHTAHDCGLDEAKVHFFGDSLAVVYGHEHATGKDKSKPNAKVCQVWTDTWLKQGDTWRIIASQDNRVECQ; encoded by the coding sequence ATGCACTTACGAATCTCTGTGGTCGCGGCTGCAACCATGTTGTTGTCCGCGATGTTACTCGTCCCAGCGCACGCAAAGCAAAGTTACTGGGCATCGGCCGATGATCGGACCGCAAAATATATCATCGAGATGGAACGCAAGTGGGCGGAGGGCGTATGCGTCAATAACGGCGTAGTCGCAGGCCTGCTGGCCGACGATTTCCAAGGGACGTCAACTACCGGTGCGCGCTTCACAAAGGCGGATGAACTGAAAGACGAAAAGAGCAACCACACTGCGCACGATTGCGGACTTGATGAAGCCAAAGTGCATTTCTTCGGAGACAGTCTTGCCGTTGTCTATGGCCACGAACATGCCACAGGCAAAGACAAGTCAAAGCCGAACGCAAAGGTTTGCCAGGTGTGGACCGATACGTGGCTCAAACAGGGCGATACCTGGCGGATCATCGCCTCGCAAGACAATCGAGTGGAATGTCAGTAA
- a CDS encoding ABC transporter permease — translation MNWKTFFAMLGRDAHVARRNAIQLFMQTFLQPLLFVFIFGKVMVGSGYMPEAYKSLLLPGIIAISMTFTGVWAVAMPLIAEFQWTREIEDRLLAPISNGWIAIEKVIAGMLQALVAGLVVIPLAWLVLGRGVEISMGTPLTFAVIIALVAAFSACGGLALGCSMDQQHIGLMFSLVMTPMIFFGCTYYPWSALQKFPILQKAVLINPLVYASEGMRATLAPQFSHLPVTAVILALVFFDILLLMVGLRQFEKKAVT, via the coding sequence TTGAACTGGAAAACATTTTTTGCCATGCTCGGGCGCGACGCGCATGTGGCGCGGCGCAACGCCATTCAACTTTTCATGCAAACCTTCCTGCAACCGCTGTTGTTCGTTTTTATCTTTGGCAAAGTGATGGTGGGCAGCGGATACATGCCGGAAGCTTATAAAAGTCTGCTGCTGCCGGGTATTATCGCCATCAGCATGACCTTCACGGGAGTCTGGGCAGTGGCCATGCCGCTGATCGCCGAATTTCAATGGACGCGCGAAATCGAAGATCGCCTGCTCGCGCCCATCAGCAATGGTTGGATTGCCATCGAGAAAGTGATCGCCGGGATGTTGCAGGCGCTGGTGGCTGGGCTGGTCGTGATTCCGCTGGCGTGGCTGGTGCTGGGGCGGGGAGTCGAGATCAGCATGGGAACTCCGCTGACTTTTGCCGTGATCATCGCGCTGGTTGCTGCCTTTTCCGCCTGCGGTGGCTTGGCGCTGGGATGCAGCATGGACCAGCAGCACATCGGCCTGATGTTCAGCCTGGTCATGACGCCGATGATTTTCTTTGGCTGCACGTATTATCCGTGGAGCGCGCTGCAAAAATTCCCCATTCTGCAAAAGGCGGTGCTCATTAATCCACTGGTGTACGCCAGCGAGGGGATGCGCGCGACCCTGGCGCCGCAGTTCTCGCATTTGCCGGTTACGGCGGTGATCCTGGCGCTGGTTTTCTTTGACATTCTGTTGCTGATGGTGGGGCTGCGGCAGTTTGAGAAGAAGGCCGTGACGTAG
- a CDS encoding ATP-binding cassette domain-containing protein, translated as MAVGVRTQDLHKVYSSSPPLAAGGGITMRSDAKGSKQPKAQIPALDGLSLEVKPGEIFCLLGPNGAGKSTTVGVLTTRVRPTSGQAWIGEHDVWQEQAKVKRLIGVVPQRPNLDFSLTAREILVFHGAYFGLGSKARNDRADALLEKFKLTERGNQMVRGFSGGMMQRLSIARAMMHDPQVLFLDEPSAGLDPQTRILLWEIIREYHSEGKTVLLTTHNMEEADALCQRLAIVDHGHVIAQGTPLELKASIPGGFLLRLRFGNQSAELLERLKSLAGVREVRSADDTGVDIYADRGGSLISEIANLAASTGAELSDVHISEPSLENLFLHHTGRSLRD; from the coding sequence ATGGCTGTTGGCGTTCGCACGCAGGATTTGCACAAGGTTTACAGCTCATCTCCACCGCTCGCCGCGGGCGGAGGCATTACGATGCGCTCCGATGCCAAGGGCTCGAAGCAGCCTAAGGCGCAGATTCCTGCGCTCGACGGGTTATCGCTTGAGGTCAAACCGGGAGAGATTTTTTGTCTACTTGGACCCAACGGCGCAGGCAAGTCGACCACGGTCGGAGTGCTGACCACGCGGGTGCGGCCAACTTCCGGCCAGGCCTGGATCGGCGAGCACGACGTTTGGCAGGAGCAGGCGAAAGTTAAGCGACTGATTGGCGTAGTGCCGCAGCGTCCGAACCTGGACTTTTCTTTGACCGCGCGCGAGATTCTGGTTTTTCACGGCGCCTACTTCGGACTGGGCTCCAAAGCAAGAAACGACCGCGCCGATGCGCTGCTCGAAAAATTTAAGCTGACCGAGCGCGGCAATCAGATGGTGCGCGGATTTTCCGGCGGCATGATGCAGCGGCTCTCGATTGCGCGGGCCATGATGCACGATCCGCAGGTTTTATTTCTCGATGAGCCCAGCGCCGGCCTCGATCCGCAAACTCGCATTCTGTTGTGGGAGATCATTCGCGAATATCACAGTGAAGGCAAGACGGTGCTGCTCACCACTCACAACATGGAGGAGGCAGATGCGCTCTGCCAGCGGCTGGCCATTGTCGACCACGGCCACGTGATTGCCCAGGGCACGCCATTGGAGTTGAAGGCGTCAATCCCTGGAGGATTTCTGTTGCGGCTGCGCTTCGGGAACCAGTCGGCGGAGTTGCTCGAGCGGCTGAAGTCATTAGCGGGAGTGCGCGAGGTGCGCTCCGCCGATGACACCGGCGTTGATATCTATGCCGACCGCGGCGGGTCGCTCATTTCCGAAATTGCGAATCTGGCGGCGAGCACGGGAGCGGAATTGTCCGACGTGCACATTTCCGAGCCCAGCCTGGAAAATCTTTTTCTGCACCATACCGGAAGGAGCCTGCGCGATTGA
- a CDS encoding rhomboid family intramembrane serine protease: protein MLIPIKHENMAARRWPVVTLAFIAINTAVFLFTMSAIDDQSPQLGEVKSHILILAATHPELKMPAESEQLVDGFKRSHPEQWKHVQNPYRDIIDSYDAKIKMMEDTSKLQAEMDSLNTQLVSLAKVSITEQYAFVPAHPTAMSYLTANFLHGGWLHLIGNMWFLWLAGFVLEDVWGRWLYSVFYLLAGAAALQFYAWSNPGSTTPTLGASGAVAALMGAFLVRFPKMKIEMAWLFIFKLYRFKAAAYWLLPLWLFVEIFYGSLLGNNSGVAHWAHVGGFLFGALAALAIQHSGLEQKANQAIEEQIGWTNDAELEQATSMMEHGQLAEALPLLTNYVAVKPNSLDAWNMLRQLHTRQANTKDYLEATVKTCSIHLRQHEVEAAFQDYAEFIDTGGTKMPAATWLDLCKGAEELQEFDRALSEYEQLAQSYPTDRQALTAQLSAARLCLKKLNRPQDALALYQAAEKSPIPHLDWDTHIQAGIKDAKAAISVGSATAAGAR, encoded by the coding sequence ATGTTGATTCCTATCAAGCACGAAAACATGGCGGCCCGGCGGTGGCCCGTCGTTACTCTCGCATTCATCGCCATCAATACCGCGGTTTTTCTTTTCACCATGTCCGCCATCGACGATCAGTCGCCGCAGCTGGGCGAGGTCAAGTCGCACATTCTGATTCTCGCAGCTACGCATCCTGAATTGAAAATGCCTGCCGAATCGGAGCAACTGGTCGATGGCTTCAAACGAAGCCATCCCGAGCAGTGGAAGCACGTGCAGAACCCCTATCGCGACATCATCGACTCCTACGACGCCAAGATCAAAATGATGGAGGATACGTCGAAGCTTCAGGCTGAGATGGACTCGCTCAACACGCAACTTGTGAGCCTTGCGAAAGTATCGATCACCGAGCAGTACGCTTTCGTTCCGGCTCATCCGACAGCCATGAGTTACTTGACGGCGAATTTTCTGCATGGCGGCTGGCTGCACCTCATCGGCAACATGTGGTTCCTGTGGCTCGCCGGATTTGTTCTGGAAGATGTCTGGGGACGCTGGCTCTACTCGGTCTTCTATCTGCTGGCCGGAGCGGCCGCGCTTCAGTTCTATGCCTGGTCAAACCCGGGCAGTACCACGCCAACGCTGGGCGCATCCGGGGCGGTAGCGGCCTTAATGGGAGCATTTCTTGTGCGCTTCCCCAAGATGAAGATCGAGATGGCATGGCTGTTCATCTTCAAGCTCTATCGCTTCAAAGCCGCGGCTTATTGGCTGTTGCCGCTGTGGCTCTTCGTTGAAATCTTCTACGGCTCGCTGCTCGGCAACAACAGCGGCGTGGCCCACTGGGCGCATGTGGGCGGATTTCTATTTGGAGCGTTGGCGGCGCTGGCCATCCAGCATTCCGGACTCGAGCAGAAAGCGAACCAGGCCATCGAAGAACAAATCGGCTGGACGAATGATGCCGAGCTCGAACAGGCGACTTCCATGATGGAGCATGGCCAGCTCGCCGAAGCCTTGCCGCTCCTCACGAACTACGTCGCGGTGAAGCCCAACTCGCTCGACGCCTGGAACATGTTGCGCCAACTCCACACCCGGCAAGCTAACACCAAAGATTATCTCGAAGCGACGGTCAAAACCTGCTCCATCCATCTGCGGCAGCACGAAGTCGAAGCGGCGTTTCAGGACTATGCGGAGTTCATCGACACCGGCGGGACGAAAATGCCGGCTGCCACCTGGCTCGACCTCTGCAAAGGAGCGGAAGAACTCCAGGAGTTTGACCGCGCACTATCCGAGTACGAGCAACTCGCGCAAAGTTATCCCACCGACCGGCAGGCCCTGACTGCGCAGCTGAGCGCTGCCAGACTTTGTCTGAAGAAACTGAATCGCCCGCAGGACGCACTCGCACTTTACCAGGCTGCGGAGAAATCTCCGATTCCGCATCTCGATTGGGATACCCACATCCAGGCCGGCATCAAAGACGCGAAAGCCGCCATCTCCGTCGGAAGCGCGACCGCCGCCGGCGCGCGGTAA